A window of Haliscomenobacter hydrossis DSM 1100 contains these coding sequences:
- a CDS encoding glycosyltransferase: protein MYRLTIGIPTYQRPMMLEKLLQSIFSSIIDTSLFSYIDIVVVDNDAERTAETIIARWINRHPDSFFHLHYFNYPIKGLANVRNEILKRALHLAPDYIAFIDDDEYACPEWMNELTRTIVNNQADIAVGPVLPVFEQETSPAISSAFYFFRYNDQEAIDFMYSGNVIMRARFLIDQQLIFDARFNTLGAEDTFFGVTALKKGAKIFWSNKAVAYEVVPEKRAKLSWLIKRKFRLANTYMYILLIEKKYGKIIKKVLVSFFYLFVGALALILTPIRIKHRFFGVLKIAESLGALAKLFNIKYQEYL, encoded by the coding sequence CCGATGATGCTGGAAAAACTGCTGCAAAGTATATTTTCCAGTATTATAGACACCTCATTGTTCAGTTATATTGACATAGTCGTTGTGGACAACGATGCCGAACGAACTGCTGAAACAATCATAGCACGTTGGATCAATAGGCACCCCGATTCATTTTTTCATTTACACTACTTTAATTACCCGATTAAAGGATTGGCCAATGTGAGAAATGAAATCCTCAAAAGGGCCTTGCATTTAGCACCCGATTATATTGCCTTTATTGACGATGATGAATATGCATGCCCTGAGTGGATGAATGAACTTACCCGCACCATAGTCAACAACCAAGCGGACATCGCCGTGGGACCAGTGCTTCCTGTTTTTGAACAAGAGACCTCCCCGGCAATTTCTTCCGCGTTTTATTTTTTTAGATACAACGACCAAGAAGCGATTGACTTCATGTATTCAGGAAATGTCATTATGCGAGCCCGGTTTCTTATCGATCAGCAATTGATTTTTGATGCTCGTTTCAATACATTAGGAGCAGAAGATACTTTTTTTGGAGTCACTGCCCTTAAAAAAGGAGCCAAAATTTTCTGGTCAAATAAGGCCGTGGCTTATGAAGTTGTTCCAGAAAAAAGAGCAAAGTTGTCTTGGTTGATAAAACGCAAATTCCGGCTTGCAAATACCTATATGTATATTCTTCTAATTGAAAAAAAATATGGCAAAATCATCAAAAAGGTATTGGTAAGTTTTTTCTATCTTTTTGTGGGCGCTTTAGCCCTGATACTGACCCCAATTAGGATTAAACATCGTTTTTTCGGCGTGCTAAAAATTGCAGAGAGCCTAGGCGCACTCGCCAAACTATTCAACATTAAATATCAAGAGTATTTGTAA
- the asnB gene encoding asparagine synthase (glutamine-hydrolyzing), whose amino-acid sequence MCGINGVLFLSHQPQIQTEQTCQTVLQLMNDTIAHRGPDSDGIVVKSPVGFGFRRLSIIDLSSSANQPMLSKDGQVMLIFNGEIYNYLEIKQQLMALGHTFRTDSDTEVILNSYLEYGESCIHHFNGMWAFAIYDFRKKRLFCSRDRLGVKPFYYCVKDQLLYFSSELKSLHAVLKLQQANLPKVYEYLAYGYRINDGETFFEDCYELLPGTNLLVEGAQLILHRYWKLGENLFQHDPALSFQEEYVKLFESAVKLRYRSDVPVALLLSGGLDSTSIAKVTDNLIQRGELSQNEIHAFIASFPGFDEDETPIAREFIKTCKNIHLHEMVIDSEKTVDDLENTIYALDHPVFSFNVVAHHNIMQACKQRGIKVVLNGQGSDEAFAGYDRYISGAYLVNQLISRDGNFVEEFKALNKFNGYSSFFLCAQMLKSVMNQRFSAYLRAKYQEKSLACLDPGFVKDAYDHYKPTYRFSTQGNNFTNYLLKQIKYEGLNQILHYEDVSSMSQSIEVRSPFMDYRMMEFAFSIPNDLKFKNGVTKLIQRQTIGKMLPKSITESRKKIGFRAPFVDYLSSDPNFKIYVSDMMNSQRFSAKKIWKANKIQHVFENAKQHPNFPFWRIINLEVWSKVYNITNL is encoded by the coding sequence ATGTGTGGAATCAATGGAGTCCTATTCCTATCTCATCAACCCCAAATACAAACCGAACAAACCTGTCAAACCGTTCTGCAATTAATGAATGACACGATTGCACATCGTGGACCAGATTCGGATGGTATTGTTGTAAAATCACCCGTAGGTTTTGGTTTCAGGCGGCTGAGCATCATAGATCTCTCCTCTTCGGCAAATCAACCCATGTTGAGTAAAGATGGCCAGGTAATGCTCATTTTTAACGGAGAAATTTACAATTACCTGGAAATAAAGCAACAATTGATGGCCTTAGGCCACACCTTCAGAACGGATTCAGATACCGAAGTGATCCTCAATAGTTATTTGGAATACGGAGAATCATGTATACACCATTTCAATGGGATGTGGGCTTTTGCCATCTATGATTTCCGTAAAAAAAGATTGTTTTGTTCCAGAGACCGACTGGGGGTGAAACCCTTTTACTATTGCGTCAAAGATCAATTGTTGTATTTTTCCAGTGAATTAAAAAGTTTACACGCGGTATTGAAATTACAACAGGCCAATCTGCCCAAAGTTTACGAATATTTGGCCTATGGCTATCGAATCAACGATGGAGAAACGTTTTTTGAAGATTGTTACGAGTTATTGCCTGGAACAAATCTGCTTGTGGAAGGAGCGCAACTTATCTTACATCGGTATTGGAAGTTAGGCGAAAATTTATTTCAACACGATCCCGCACTAAGCTTTCAGGAAGAATATGTCAAGCTCTTTGAAAGTGCAGTAAAGCTGCGCTACCGCAGTGATGTTCCGGTAGCCTTATTGTTGAGTGGTGGGCTTGATTCTACTTCTATTGCCAAAGTGACCGACAATTTAATACAACGTGGAGAATTGAGCCAAAATGAAATCCATGCGTTTATTGCTTCCTTTCCAGGTTTCGATGAAGATGAAACCCCCATTGCCCGAGAATTCATTAAGACTTGCAAAAACATTCACTTGCATGAAATGGTAATCGACAGCGAAAAAACTGTGGATGATCTTGAAAACACTATTTATGCCCTGGACCATCCTGTGTTTTCCTTCAACGTAGTTGCCCACCACAACATCATGCAAGCCTGTAAGCAAAGGGGAATTAAAGTGGTGCTCAATGGGCAAGGAAGTGATGAAGCATTTGCGGGGTACGATCGGTATATTTCCGGTGCGTATTTGGTGAATCAACTCATTTCCCGCGATGGGAATTTTGTAGAAGAATTTAAAGCATTAAACAAATTTAACGGTTATTCAAGCTTCTTTTTGTGTGCTCAAATGCTTAAATCGGTTATGAATCAGCGTTTTTCGGCTTATCTCAGGGCTAAGTATCAGGAAAAATCATTGGCTTGTTTGGACCCCGGGTTTGTCAAAGACGCTTACGATCATTACAAGCCCACTTATCGTTTTTCAACCCAAGGGAACAATTTTACCAACTACCTCTTGAAACAAATTAAATACGAAGGACTCAACCAGATCCTTCACTACGAAGATGTCTCCTCCATGTCGCAATCCATTGAAGTCCGTTCCCCATTTATGGACTATCGAATGATGGAGTTTGCTTTTTCCATTCCCAATGATTTAAAATTTAAAAATGGCGTCACCAAACTCATTCAAAGACAAACGATTGGGAAAATGCTGCCGAAATCCATCACGGAAAGCCGTAAGAAAATCGGATTTCGAGCGCCGTTTGTTGATTATCTTTCGAGTGATCCCAATTTTAAAATCTATGTTTCTGACATGATGAATTCACAGCGTTTTTCTGCTAAAAAAATCTGGAAAGCGAATAAAATCCAACATGTATTTGAAAATGCAAAGCAGCATCCCAATTTCCCCTTTTGGAGAATCATTAACCTGGAGGTATGGTCAAAAGTTTACAACATCACCAATTTGTAA
- a CDS encoding glycosyltransferase family 4 protein, with protein sequence MKVLYDHQIFESQKFGGVSKYFGELIFNSGSMDEVNNDISILHSDNGYLKSLETNNFLPLPQRPLSYNDNSDNSYSIVKRFFDRFFYLKKLAKCYKENKEESIQKIITQNFDVFHPTYYDDYFLKHIKNKPFVLTVHDLTHQIFPEYFSPKWIDKSKEMLENARRIIVVSENTKKDLMDFYDIKDNKIDVVYLASSILEGAVMNLSVNMPPNMEKYLLYIGSRASYKNFYFFVQAIVPLFREDKGLYLLCTGDKFSEEELFFFAKLGIAANIKHIYATEDELPYIYQNAVAFVYPSLYEGFGMPILEAFACGCPVICSQASSFPEIAGPAAIYFEPKNKQSIYKAVYSMLNDNVLRTAMIVKGFLQLEKFSWLNTAAQTREVYSKAIAE encoded by the coding sequence ATGAAAGTGTTGTATGACCACCAAATTTTTGAGAGTCAAAAATTTGGTGGGGTTTCAAAGTATTTTGGGGAATTGATCTTCAATTCAGGATCAATGGATGAAGTCAACAATGATATTTCTATATTGCATTCTGACAATGGTTATTTGAAATCACTAGAAACAAATAATTTTTTGCCACTTCCCCAACGCCCCCTATCGTACAATGACAATAGCGACAACAGCTATTCCATCGTAAAAAGATTCTTTGATCGTTTTTTCTATTTAAAAAAACTGGCCAAGTGTTACAAAGAAAATAAGGAAGAAAGTATTCAAAAAATAATTACTCAAAACTTTGATGTTTTTCATCCCACCTACTATGATGATTATTTTCTGAAACACATCAAAAACAAACCTTTTGTGCTCACTGTACACGACCTTACCCACCAAATATTTCCGGAATACTTTTCTCCGAAGTGGATTGACAAGAGCAAAGAAATGTTGGAGAATGCCAGAAGGATCATTGTCGTTTCGGAAAATACCAAAAAAGATTTGATGGATTTTTATGACATCAAGGACAACAAAATTGATGTGGTTTATTTAGCCTCCTCCATATTGGAAGGCGCTGTGATGAACTTATCGGTCAATATGCCCCCGAACATGGAAAAATACCTCTTGTATATTGGGAGTAGAGCCTCATATAAAAATTTTTATTTTTTTGTACAAGCCATTGTACCTTTATTCAGAGAAGACAAAGGATTGTACCTCCTGTGTACAGGTGACAAATTTTCAGAAGAAGAATTGTTTTTCTTTGCAAAACTTGGTATCGCGGCCAACATCAAACACATTTACGCTACGGAAGACGAGCTACCCTACATCTATCAAAATGCGGTTGCATTTGTGTATCCATCACTATACGAAGGATTTGGTATGCCCATCCTGGAAGCGTTTGCTTGTGGCTGCCCGGTCATTTGCAGTCAGGCTAGCTCATTTCCAGAAATAGCTGGACCAGCCGCGATTTATTTTGAACCAAAAAACAAGCAATCCATCTATAAAGCAGTGTACAGTATGCTGAACGATAATGTTTTGCGAACAGCAATGATTGTTAAAGGATTTTTGCAGCTTGAAAAATTTTCATGGTTGAACACCGCAGCCCAAACCCGAGAAGTGTATTCCAAAGCGATTGCTGAATAG
- a CDS encoding glycosyltransferase family 4 protein, producing the protein MKNVLIIQKSLVQYRKDFFDQLRNALHEEGVTLSLVYGKENEKDGLKNDEVDLEWSTYIPNKMIKLGGGNLIWQPCLRELKHQDLVIVESANKLILNYLLMIARHFSKLKLGFWGHGRNMQDAPDSRANRFKYLFLKNCNWWFAYTAGVKEFLIEKGYPAAQITAVQNAIDTRLSLEQYAQTTDAEAAQLKAELGINSQQVGIFCGGMYPEKQIDFLLECCLKIKERLPDFHMIFIGSGIDAQQVRSAADQYRWIHYVGPKFGKDRVVYFKIASLFLMPGLVGLAILDSFAFETPIVTTNYEFHSPEIEYLEPGKNGIIVDNTIDDYSHAVVDILSTGKYELLLDYCKISAEQYTIEAMVENFKNGILQALK; encoded by the coding sequence ATGAAAAACGTATTAATCATCCAGAAGTCTCTGGTACAATACCGCAAAGATTTTTTTGATCAGCTCAGAAATGCCTTACATGAAGAAGGGGTTACCCTGTCTTTGGTTTATGGGAAGGAAAATGAAAAAGACGGATTAAAAAATGATGAAGTCGATTTGGAATGGAGTACATACATTCCCAATAAAATGATCAAACTTGGCGGGGGAAACCTGATTTGGCAGCCTTGCCTCCGCGAGTTGAAACACCAGGACTTGGTCATTGTTGAATCAGCCAACAAGCTGATTCTGAATTACCTCTTAATGATCGCCAGGCATTTTTCAAAGCTTAAACTGGGTTTTTGGGGACATGGTCGCAACATGCAAGATGCACCGGATAGCCGGGCCAATCGATTTAAATACCTCTTCCTGAAAAATTGCAATTGGTGGTTTGCCTATACCGCTGGCGTAAAGGAATTTCTGATTGAAAAAGGTTACCCCGCAGCCCAAATTACAGCGGTACAGAACGCAATTGATACCCGATTGTCGCTCGAACAATATGCACAGACCACTGACGCGGAAGCCGCGCAACTGAAAGCTGAACTTGGCATCAACAGCCAGCAGGTGGGCATTTTTTGTGGGGGAATGTATCCCGAAAAACAGATCGATTTTTTACTGGAATGTTGCCTGAAGATTAAGGAGCGATTGCCTGATTTTCACATGATCTTTATTGGTTCGGGTATTGATGCTCAACAAGTTCGCAGTGCGGCGGATCAATACCGCTGGATTCATTATGTCGGCCCAAAATTTGGGAAAGACCGCGTGGTTTACTTCAAAATTGCTTCCCTTTTTTTGATGCCAGGCCTGGTCGGATTGGCGATTCTGGATTCTTTTGCGTTTGAAACCCCCATCGTAACCACCAATTATGAATTTCACAGCCCAGAAATCGAATACCTTGAACCAGGAAAAAACGGCATCATAGTTGATAACACGATTGATGATTATTCCCATGCAGTTGTCGACATATTGTCAACTGGAAAATATGAACTGTTGCTGGATTACTGCAAAATCTCTGCCGAGCAATATACGATCGAGGCAATGGTAGAAAACTTTAAAAACGGGATTTTGCAAGCCCTAAAATGA
- the rffA gene encoding dTDP-4-amino-4,6-dideoxygalactose transaminase, whose protein sequence is MEHKIPFNQPFLTGKEAQYIQEALQSRKLAGNGTFTQKCQNYFQDRYHFHKCLLTTSCTDALEMAAILLEIQPGDEVIMPSYTFVSTANPFILRGAKIVFADSRADHPGIDEKGIEDLITTKTKAIVVVHYAGVACDMDIVMDIANRHGVWVVEDAAQAIDAYYKGKPLGGIGHLAAFSFHETKNIVCGEGGMLVVNDKKMAKRSEIIWEKGTNRSAFFRGEVDKYGWVDVGSSFLPSEIIAAFLYAQLEDLERIQQKRAQIWKAYCQGLQDLASREKIRLPFIPAFASNNAHMFYILLKNQEERSALIGHLKSNNIQAVFHYLSLHESPFYKEKHAGRNLVYSDQYTDCLLRLPLFFELTEPEQHKISATIQHFFIH, encoded by the coding sequence ATGGAACACAAAATACCATTCAACCAGCCTTTTCTCACCGGAAAAGAAGCACAATACATTCAAGAGGCATTGCAATCCCGCAAATTAGCGGGAAATGGTACGTTCACCCAAAAATGCCAAAACTATTTTCAGGATCGCTATCATTTCCATAAATGTCTTCTGACAACTTCTTGCACGGACGCGTTGGAAATGGCGGCCATTCTTTTGGAGATTCAACCTGGAGATGAAGTCATTATGCCCTCTTACACTTTTGTGTCTACGGCCAACCCCTTTATACTCAGAGGTGCAAAAATTGTATTTGCCGATTCCAGAGCTGATCATCCGGGAATCGACGAAAAGGGCATCGAAGACTTGATTACCACCAAAACCAAAGCCATTGTTGTGGTTCACTATGCCGGTGTGGCTTGCGATATGGACATCGTCATGGACATTGCCAACCGCCATGGTGTATGGGTTGTGGAAGATGCTGCACAAGCCATTGATGCGTATTATAAAGGCAAACCGCTAGGCGGGATTGGTCACCTGGCGGCATTTTCCTTCCACGAAACCAAAAACATCGTGTGTGGGGAAGGAGGTATGCTGGTGGTCAACGACAAAAAAATGGCCAAACGATCAGAAATCATCTGGGAAAAAGGAACCAATCGATCGGCATTTTTCAGAGGCGAGGTAGACAAATACGGCTGGGTTGATGTCGGGTCTTCATTTTTGCCTTCAGAAATTATTGCTGCATTTTTATATGCACAGCTTGAAGACCTTGAACGAATTCAGCAAAAAAGAGCTCAAATTTGGAAAGCTTATTGTCAGGGTTTACAAGACCTGGCCAGTCGTGAAAAAATCAGACTTCCCTTCATTCCTGCATTTGCCAGCAATAACGCTCATATGTTTTATATCCTGTTGAAAAATCAGGAAGAACGTTCGGCATTAATTGGCCACCTTAAATCAAACAACATTCAAGCCGTCTTCCATTATTTATCCCTCCACGAAAGTCCCTTTTATAAAGAAAAACACGCTGGGAGAAACCTCGTATACAGCGATCAGTATACGGATTGTTTGCTCCGACTGCCCTTGTTTTTTGAATTAACCGAGCCAGAGCAGCACAAAATTTCGGCTACCATTCAGCATTTTTTTATCCATTGA
- a CDS encoding glycosyltransferase family 4 protein produces MKILFMHTFYRDRGGEEVLVETEMALLEEAGFEVELLAFRNPTNFLDTIFSLLLLPFNLLSFFKTINKISSFRPDVVHLHNWHFAASPSVVVACHLLKVPIVLSLHNFRLICPSATLFYKGEIFLESLKQHFPWKATMLRVYRNSRLQTFLLAFTIYLHKKLRTWQNVGVFVVNSEFEKNTFLQSTLGITEDKLFIKANSLPEPVIDAGITRKDHFLFIGRLVPEKGIEVLLEAFANTELSLLLYGYGPLEQKVRAFAEQHPNIQFKGSLPHEQMSDELRSCTALIFPSTWFEGMPMTLLHAFSTGTPVIASDIGAMSTMVINQHNGLHFAVGNSQDLAQKLAYWVALPEPEKEAYRLRSRQSYESSYTPQANLKSLKSIYWAVKTNEYAEN; encoded by the coding sequence ATGAAAATACTATTCATGCATACTTTCTATCGGGACCGCGGAGGCGAAGAGGTACTGGTAGAAACGGAAATGGCTTTGTTGGAAGAGGCCGGATTTGAAGTAGAACTATTGGCTTTTCGCAACCCGACCAATTTTTTAGACACTATTTTCTCCCTGCTATTGCTCCCTTTTAATCTGTTGTCGTTTTTCAAAACGATCAACAAAATTAGCAGCTTTCGACCCGATGTAGTGCATTTGCACAACTGGCATTTTGCGGCTTCTCCATCGGTTGTCGTGGCATGCCACCTGCTGAAGGTGCCCATTGTGTTGTCATTGCACAATTTTCGGCTCATTTGCCCCTCAGCTACTCTTTTTTATAAAGGAGAAATTTTTTTAGAAAGCCTGAAACAACATTTTCCCTGGAAAGCCACCATGCTTAGGGTCTACCGAAACTCCAGGTTACAAACCTTTTTGCTGGCTTTTACCATTTACCTGCACAAAAAACTGCGCACCTGGCAAAATGTTGGTGTTTTTGTGGTCAATTCGGAGTTTGAAAAAAATACATTTTTGCAGTCTACGCTGGGGATTACGGAGGATAAATTGTTCATCAAAGCAAACTCCCTTCCGGAACCCGTAATTGATGCTGGCATTACCCGCAAGGACCATTTTCTCTTCATTGGCCGCCTGGTTCCTGAAAAAGGAATTGAGGTGCTCCTGGAAGCATTTGCCAACACCGAACTTTCGTTGCTGTTGTACGGTTACGGGCCGCTGGAACAAAAAGTGCGGGCGTTTGCCGAACAGCACCCCAATATCCAGTTTAAAGGATCCTTGCCCCATGAGCAGATGTCTGATGAATTGCGCAGCTGCACTGCGCTTATTTTTCCATCTACCTGGTTTGAAGGAATGCCTATGACCTTGTTGCATGCTTTTTCAACGGGAACTCCAGTCATCGCCAGTGACATTGGCGCCATGTCCACGATGGTGATCAACCAGCACAACGGCTTGCATTTTGCAGTGGGAAACAGCCAGGATTTGGCGCAGAAACTGGCCTACTGGGTGGCTTTGCCTGAACCTGAAAAAGAAGCATATCGGCTTAGGTCAAGACAATCGTACGAATCCAGCTATACGCCTCAAGCCAATCTAAAGAGCCTTAAATCCATCTATTGGGCTGTAAAAACCAATGAATATGCTGAAAACTAA
- a CDS encoding WecB/TagA/CpsF family glycosyltransferase: MLKTKTTQQPAVQVTTTPFLHYTLFSGSLDELHSIDKALINTINQYSYCIAEQDPAFKQALLGAEILLPDGVAITASLRFLSGKRIQKIAGADLHQHLLAYLNQKGGRCFYLGASVETLQKIQKRLEQEYPDVEAGFYSPPFKAAFSKEDNAAMIEAVNAFQPEVLFIGMTAPKQEKWGYQFHADLDARLTCCIGAVFDFYAGSIQRPPQIWINLGLEWLGRLLREPKRLWKRYLYYGPIFAVGMLREKFKKTPG; the protein is encoded by the coding sequence ATGCTGAAAACTAAAACCACTCAACAGCCAGCTGTACAGGTTACGACAACTCCTTTTTTACACTACACCCTTTTTTCTGGATCGCTGGATGAATTACATTCAATAGACAAAGCCCTCATCAATACCATCAATCAGTACTCTTACTGTATTGCCGAACAAGATCCAGCATTTAAACAAGCATTGTTGGGGGCTGAAATATTGCTCCCAGATGGAGTAGCCATTACGGCTTCCCTGCGGTTTTTGAGTGGAAAACGCATCCAAAAAATTGCTGGGGCTGATCTGCACCAGCACCTTTTGGCCTACCTGAACCAAAAAGGAGGGAGGTGTTTTTATCTGGGCGCTTCCGTAGAAACCTTGCAAAAAATCCAAAAACGTCTTGAGCAGGAATACCCTGATGTCGAGGCAGGTTTTTATTCTCCCCCTTTTAAAGCTGCGTTTTCGAAAGAGGACAATGCGGCAATGATCGAAGCAGTAAATGCTTTTCAACCCGAAGTGCTCTTCATTGGCATGACTGCCCCCAAACAAGAAAAATGGGGCTACCAATTCCACGCCGATTTGGATGCCCGGCTCACCTGCTGCATTGGAGCGGTGTTTGATTTTTATGCGGGCAGTATTCAACGTCCACCTCAAATCTGGATCAATCTGGGGCTGGAATGGCTCGGGCGGCTCCTGCGTGAACCCAAAAGGTTGTGGAAACGGTATTTGTACTACGGTCCCATTTTTGCTGTGGGCATGCTCCGGGAAAAATTTAAAAAAACGCCAGGGTAG
- the rfbG gene encoding CDP-glucose 4,6-dehydratase — protein sequence MEKIGKVNPSFWNRKKVYLTGHTGFKGSWLSLWLHSMGAEVKGYALDPPTAPALFEVAKIADFVETEIGDIRDLDKLTQSIQTFNPDVLLHLAAQSIVLKSYVDPIETYTTNVLGTANVLQAGRKLPNLKAIVSVTTDKCYENREWVWSYRENEPLGGRDPYSSSKACAELVTASFRDSFFTDPQGPQVATARAGNVIGGGDWTENGLIADIIRAFGQAKPVIVRNPLAIRPWQHVLEPLGGYLMLAEALYTDGAQYAQAWNFGPSEEDCKPVNWILDRMVNLWGDGASWELDQDANPHEARFLKLDSSKAAAYLGWTPQWRLEGVLDNVVQWHREWHAGADMTHRCLNDIATYTKLM from the coding sequence ATGGAAAAAATCGGGAAAGTAAACCCTTCATTTTGGAACCGCAAAAAAGTGTACCTGACCGGCCACACGGGTTTCAAGGGAAGTTGGCTTTCACTTTGGCTACACAGTATGGGGGCGGAGGTAAAGGGATACGCGCTTGATCCGCCTACCGCACCAGCCCTTTTTGAGGTGGCAAAAATTGCTGATTTTGTGGAAACAGAAATTGGCGATATCCGCGATTTGGACAAACTTACCCAGAGCATCCAAACCTTCAATCCGGATGTTTTGCTGCATTTAGCCGCTCAGTCTATCGTCCTCAAATCATATGTTGATCCAATCGAAACCTACACTACCAATGTGCTTGGCACGGCCAATGTGTTGCAAGCTGGTCGGAAGCTACCCAATCTAAAAGCCATAGTGTCGGTCACCACGGATAAATGTTACGAAAACCGGGAGTGGGTGTGGAGTTATCGGGAAAATGAACCATTGGGTGGACGGGATCCTTACAGCTCCAGCAAGGCCTGCGCCGAATTGGTCACTGCATCATTCCGGGACTCCTTTTTTACTGATCCGCAAGGGCCACAAGTGGCTACCGCCAGGGCTGGAAATGTGATTGGTGGTGGAGATTGGACTGAAAACGGGTTAATCGCAGACATCATCCGGGCATTCGGCCAGGCTAAACCCGTCATTGTGCGGAACCCCTTGGCCATCAGGCCCTGGCAGCATGTGTTGGAACCTTTAGGTGGATACCTGATGCTTGCGGAAGCCTTGTATACAGACGGGGCACAATACGCGCAGGCCTGGAATTTTGGTCCAAGCGAAGAGGATTGTAAACCCGTGAATTGGATTTTGGATCGTATGGTCAACCTGTGGGGAGATGGAGCGTCGTGGGAATTGGATCAGGATGCCAATCCACACGAAGCCCGATTTTTAAAATTGGATAGTTCAAAAGCAGCTGCTTATTTGGGTTGGACCCCCCAGTGGAGACTGGAAGGGGTACTCGATAATGTAGTCCAATGGCATCGGGAATGGCACGCCGGGGCAGACATGACCCACCGCTGTTTGAACGACATTGCTACTTACACTAAGTTGATGTGA
- the rfbC gene encoding dTDP-4-dehydrorhamnose 3,5-epimerase — protein MIFQETTLRGAYLIDLEPFTDERGMFARTFCKQEFAAIGHNKEFVQFNHSQNQRQGTLRGMHFQKAPFSEIKLIRCIRGRVFDVIVDLRAQSPTFLQYYGVELSESNLRMIYVPEGFAHGFQTLEDHTELIYHHTAFYTPGQERGIHYKDPRIKIEWPAATSIISEKDQNYPFIADTFAGLAG, from the coding sequence ATGATTTTTCAGGAAACTACCCTGCGTGGAGCTTACCTCATCGACCTGGAGCCCTTTACCGATGAGCGCGGTATGTTTGCCCGCACGTTTTGCAAACAGGAGTTTGCTGCCATTGGACACAACAAGGAGTTTGTGCAATTCAATCATTCCCAGAACCAGCGCCAGGGTACTTTACGGGGCATGCATTTTCAAAAAGCACCGTTCTCGGAAATAAAACTGATCCGCTGCATTCGGGGGCGTGTTTTTGATGTCATCGTTGATTTGCGAGCCCAATCCCCTACATTTTTACAATACTACGGGGTGGAACTTTCGGAAAGCAACCTCCGCATGATCTACGTACCAGAGGGATTCGCCCACGGCTTTCAAACCCTGGAAGACCATACCGAACTCATTTATCACCATACTGCTTTTTATACTCCCGGGCAAGAAAGGGGGATTCACTACAAGGATCCCCGCATCAAGATCGAATGGCCTGCGGCCACAAGCATCATTTCTGAAAAAGACCAAAATTATCCATTCATCGCGGATACGTTTGCCGGGTTGGCAGGGTAA